A section of the Falco rusticolus isolate bFalRus1 chromosome Z, bFalRus1.pri, whole genome shotgun sequence genome encodes:
- the NMRK1 gene encoding nicotinamide riboside kinase 1 isoform X2, which yields MKVLVIGLGGVTNGGKTTLSEKLKKMFPNCDVISQDDFFKPESEVETDERGFKLYDVLDALYMDEMVKSIRNWMKSPASSGVVTEGPQNTCDNLKNTDDVYILIVEGFLLYNYEPLNELWNRRYFLTLPYEECKRRRSTRVYQPADTLGYFDGHVWPMYLKYKNELEENASNIVYLDGTRSQEELLSYVYSDIIQELKKLREGNQQFAA from the exons ATGAAAGTATTGGTTATTGGCCTTGGAGG TGTGACAAATGGGGGGAAAACAACGCTGTCGGAAAAgcttaagaaaatgtttcccaACTGTGACGTAATCTCTCAGGATGACTTCTTTAAG CCAGAGTCTGAAGTAGAAACAGATGAACGTGGATTTAAGCTGTATGATG TACTTGATGCCCTCTATATGGATGAAATGGTGAAAAGTATTCGGAATTGGATGAAAAGTCCAGCAAGCTCAGGTGTTGTGACAGAAGGGCCACAGAATACATGTGacaatctgaaaaatacagatgacGTTTATATTTTGATTGTTGAAGGCTTTCTGCTATACAATTATGA GCCACTTAATGAACTATGGAATAGAAGATATTTTTTGACCCTTCCTTATGAGGAGTGCAAAAGGAGAAGGAG CACCAGAGTCTATCAGCCAGCAGATACACTGGGGTACTTCGATGGACACGTGTGGCCTATGtatctgaaatataaaaatgaattggAAGAGAATGCAAGTAACATTG TTTACTTGGATGGAACCAGATCCCAAGAGGAGCTTCTGTCCTATGTGTATAGTGATATaatacaggaattaaaaaagctGAGGGAAGGAA atcAGCAGTTCGCAGCATGA
- the NMRK1 gene encoding nicotinamide riboside kinase 1 isoform X3 codes for MARNSQEIVLCLLESSGTISNLFLGIASHCLKAAEICQEIFWSVTNGGKTTLSEKLKKMFPNCDVISQDDFFKPESEVETDERGFKLYDVLDALYMDEMVKSIRNWMKSPASSGVVTEGPQNTCDNLKNTDDVYILIVEGFLLYNYEPLNELWNRRYFLTLPYEECKRRRSLLGWNQIPRGASVLCV; via the exons ATGGCACGGAACAGTCAAGAAATTGTTCTGTGCCTGTTGGAGAGCTCTGGTACCATCTCTAACCTCTTTCTTGGCATTGCTAGTCACTgtctgaaagctgctgaaatcTGCCAGGAAATTTTCTGGAG TGTGACAAATGGGGGGAAAACAACGCTGTCGGAAAAgcttaagaaaatgtttcccaACTGTGACGTAATCTCTCAGGATGACTTCTTTAAG CCAGAGTCTGAAGTAGAAACAGATGAACGTGGATTTAAGCTGTATGATG TACTTGATGCCCTCTATATGGATGAAATGGTGAAAAGTATTCGGAATTGGATGAAAAGTCCAGCAAGCTCAGGTGTTGTGACAGAAGGGCCACAGAATACATGTGacaatctgaaaaatacagatgacGTTTATATTTTGATTGTTGAAGGCTTTCTGCTATACAATTATGA GCCACTTAATGAACTATGGAATAGAAGATATTTTTTGACCCTTCCTTATGAGGAGTGCAAAAGGAGAAGGAG TTTACTTGGATGGAACCAGATCCCAAGAGGAGCTTCTGTCCTATGTGTATAG
- the NMRK1 gene encoding nicotinamide riboside kinase 1 isoform X4, giving the protein MFPNCDVISQDDFFKPESEVETDERGFKLYDVLDALYMDEMVKSIRNWMKSPASSGVVTEGPQNTCDNLKNTDDVYILIVEGFLLYNYEPLNELWNRRYFLTLPYEECKRRRSTRVYQPADTLGYFDGHVWPMYLKYKNELEENASNIVYLDGTRSQEELLSYVYSDIIQELKKLREGNQQFAA; this is encoded by the exons atgtttcccaACTGTGACGTAATCTCTCAGGATGACTTCTTTAAG CCAGAGTCTGAAGTAGAAACAGATGAACGTGGATTTAAGCTGTATGATG TACTTGATGCCCTCTATATGGATGAAATGGTGAAAAGTATTCGGAATTGGATGAAAAGTCCAGCAAGCTCAGGTGTTGTGACAGAAGGGCCACAGAATACATGTGacaatctgaaaaatacagatgacGTTTATATTTTGATTGTTGAAGGCTTTCTGCTATACAATTATGA GCCACTTAATGAACTATGGAATAGAAGATATTTTTTGACCCTTCCTTATGAGGAGTGCAAAAGGAGAAGGAG CACCAGAGTCTATCAGCCAGCAGATACACTGGGGTACTTCGATGGACACGTGTGGCCTATGtatctgaaatataaaaatgaattggAAGAGAATGCAAGTAACATTG TTTACTTGGATGGAACCAGATCCCAAGAGGAGCTTCTGTCCTATGTGTATAGTGATATaatacaggaattaaaaaagctGAGGGAAGGAA atcAGCAGTTCGCAGCATGA
- the NMRK1 gene encoding nicotinamide riboside kinase 1 isoform X5, whose protein sequence is MARNSQEIVLCLLESSGTISNLFLGIASHCLKAAEICQEIFWSVTNGGKTTLSEKLKKMFPNCDVISQDDFFKPESEVETDERGFKLYDVLDALYMDEMVKSIRNWMKSPASSGVVTEGPQNTCDNLKNTDDVYILIVEGFLLYNYEPLNELWNRRYFLTLPYEECKRRRRFLVSH, encoded by the exons ATGGCACGGAACAGTCAAGAAATTGTTCTGTGCCTGTTGGAGAGCTCTGGTACCATCTCTAACCTCTTTCTTGGCATTGCTAGTCACTgtctgaaagctgctgaaatcTGCCAGGAAATTTTCTGGAG TGTGACAAATGGGGGGAAAACAACGCTGTCGGAAAAgcttaagaaaatgtttcccaACTGTGACGTAATCTCTCAGGATGACTTCTTTAAG CCAGAGTCTGAAGTAGAAACAGATGAACGTGGATTTAAGCTGTATGATG TACTTGATGCCCTCTATATGGATGAAATGGTGAAAAGTATTCGGAATTGGATGAAAAGTCCAGCAAGCTCAGGTGTTGTGACAGAAGGGCCACAGAATACATGTGacaatctgaaaaatacagatgacGTTTATATTTTGATTGTTGAAGGCTTTCTGCTATACAATTATGA GCCACTTAATGAACTATGGAATAGAAGATATTTTTTGACCCTTCCTTATGAGGAGTGCAAAAGGAGAAGGAG GTTCTTAGTTTCTCACTAG
- the NMRK1 gene encoding nicotinamide riboside kinase 1 isoform X1, whose translation MARNSQEIVLCLLESSGTISNLFLGIASHCLKAAEICQEIFWSVTNGGKTTLSEKLKKMFPNCDVISQDDFFKPESEVETDERGFKLYDVLDALYMDEMVKSIRNWMKSPASSGVVTEGPQNTCDNLKNTDDVYILIVEGFLLYNYEPLNELWNRRYFLTLPYEECKRRRSTRVYQPADTLGYFDGHVWPMYLKYKNELEENASNIVYLDGTRSQEELLSYVYSDIIQELKKLREGNQQFAA comes from the exons ATGGCACGGAACAGTCAAGAAATTGTTCTGTGCCTGTTGGAGAGCTCTGGTACCATCTCTAACCTCTTTCTTGGCATTGCTAGTCACTgtctgaaagctgctgaaatcTGCCAGGAAATTTTCTGGAG TGTGACAAATGGGGGGAAAACAACGCTGTCGGAAAAgcttaagaaaatgtttcccaACTGTGACGTAATCTCTCAGGATGACTTCTTTAAG CCAGAGTCTGAAGTAGAAACAGATGAACGTGGATTTAAGCTGTATGATG TACTTGATGCCCTCTATATGGATGAAATGGTGAAAAGTATTCGGAATTGGATGAAAAGTCCAGCAAGCTCAGGTGTTGTGACAGAAGGGCCACAGAATACATGTGacaatctgaaaaatacagatgacGTTTATATTTTGATTGTTGAAGGCTTTCTGCTATACAATTATGA GCCACTTAATGAACTATGGAATAGAAGATATTTTTTGACCCTTCCTTATGAGGAGTGCAAAAGGAGAAGGAG CACCAGAGTCTATCAGCCAGCAGATACACTGGGGTACTTCGATGGACACGTGTGGCCTATGtatctgaaatataaaaatgaattggAAGAGAATGCAAGTAACATTG TTTACTTGGATGGAACCAGATCCCAAGAGGAGCTTCTGTCCTATGTGTATAGTGATATaatacaggaattaaaaaagctGAGGGAAGGAA atcAGCAGTTCGCAGCATGA